The Cherax quadricarinatus isolate ZL_2023a chromosome 46, ASM3850222v1, whole genome shotgun sequence genome includes a region encoding these proteins:
- the LOC128696736 gene encoding cuticle protein 16.8-like — MAAVQLFLVTLVGVVSAAPQFEVDPNEPPTPYDFGYGVYIEETGDAKEHKESVSPSGRTEGEYRWLQPNGLFRVVRYYVDGDSGFQAQVSEEPGPDVVNYYTNSLSQETSSGTAASQGLAKSIDVGQSTLGIAANLISARQPSRSRPASLKPAQTFQSQQQSFSRQQSFRNQQSFNSQQGSFGNVIDGGIIDGGIIDGGIIDGGIIDGGFIN, encoded by the exons TTGTTCCTGGTGACCCTGGTAGGTGTCGTCTCCGCCGCCCCTCAGTTCGAAGTCGACCCTAACGAG CCGCCGACGCCCTATGACTTTGGGTACGGTGTGTACATTGAGGAGACGGGTGACGCCAAGGAACACAAGGAGTCCGTCTCCCCGTCAGGACGGACCGAGGGAGAGTACCGCTGGCTACAGCCCAACGGACTCTTCAG GGTGGTCCGATATTATGTAGATGGCGACTCAGGTTTTCAAGCCCAAGTGAGTGAAGAACCCGGCCCGGACGTCGTCAATTACTATACCAACTCCCTCAGCCAAGAGACATCTTCAGGGACAGCCGCATCTCAGGGCTTGGCTAAGAGCATTGATGTTGGCCAATCTACCCTAGGAATCGCTGCCAACCTGATCAGCGCCCGCCAGCCCAGTCGCAGCCGCCCGGCCTCTCTCAAACCCGCACAGACATTCCAAAGTCAACAACAGAGCTTCAGTAGGCAACAGAGCTTCCGAAACCAACAGAGCTTCAACAGCCAACAAGGATCTTTTGGCAATGTGATTGATGGCGGGATCATTGATGGCGGGATCATCGATGGTGGAATCATTGATGGAGGAATCATCGACGGCGGTTTTATCAATTAA
- the LOC128696735 gene encoding hornerin-like: MKVLVCAVLTLVVITNAESRFDLADQQPLTPYDFGYGVNVAETGDAKEHKESVSLSGRTEGAYRVLQPNGLFRVVRYSVDGDSGFKATVTEEAGDQVTNYHSKTSDTTVSVQSSTTSSSRGQPVFDNQHNLRNQGFSSTPKFRSTQRSQPSQTQNLKSVGFSTILDSQVFSDAQPHSRQNFHKLQKFPGQTFKSAQRLQNQGLSNAQTLQSQSLNEAQSIPGQGFGSIQRSQSQFFNDAQAREGQSFSGLHTAQHQTFSTPQKSQNQVFSATQISPEQSFRAKKISPNQAFTRKQDLESPREPQFRDFVEGSITDNGIINGGFGGSSILRSEHALTRSFSSEPSSAASGSIRSGSGSIRSGSGSAGFGSRSTSTGSRPTAFGAGSTSPDSRSTSFDARFTSTGSRSTSFGAGSTSTGSRPTTIGAGSASPDSRSTSFGAGSTSPDSRSTSSGSRSTSFGAGSTSFGTGSASPDSRSTSFGAGSTSTDSRSTSFSAGSTSTGSRPTTFGAGSTSFGAGFTSPDSRSTSFGAESTSFSAGSASFGAGSTSQDSRSTSFGAGSTSQDSRSTSFDAGSTSPGSRSTSFGAGSTSQDSRSTSFGAGSTSPDTRSTSFGAGSTSTGSRSTISSAGSTSFDAGSTSTGSRSTSFGAGSTSPDSRSTSTGSRSTSFGAGSTSPDSRSTSFGAGSTSPDSRSTSFGAGSTSPDSRSTSFGAGSTSPDSRSASFGAGSTSTGSRSTSFGAGSTSTGSRSTSFGAGSTSPDSRSTSTGSRSTSFGAGSTSPDSRSTSFSAGSASPGSRSTSFGAGSTSPDSRSTSFGAGSTSSDSRSTSFGAGSTSPDSRSTSFGAGSTSPDSRSASFGAGSTSTGSRSTSFGAGSTSTGSRSTSFGAGSTSPDSRSTSTGSRSTSFGAGSTSPDSRSTSFSAGSASPGSRSTSFGAGSTSPDSRSTSFGAGSTSSDSRSTSFGAGSTSPDSRSASFGAGSTSTGSRPTSFGAGSASPGSRSTSFGAGSSNFGTQPFSFSSRSTSFTSGSASTGSQPPSFTSGSANIASGFTGSIARPASFGSRPASFGSRPASSSSGSTSFGSESSRFGQGIFISKPTSLVSVSTSSGSGITRSSAGSISSGSGPTSFRAGSLGLSSGPTVFGSKASHFASATSDIDSGSTSSHSGSPGFGSQASAFGSGPQVSGSRSASFSSGATNFGPGSTGSGSRSASFSSGSTSFGSRPTISGLGLTGSGPGTTPDRSVASRSGSQPTGFSATAGSLPSGHGTVGSGQSSFVSGQSKFGSEQSSGSGESRFGAGQGSFGAGQGSFGTGQGSFGAGQSSFGAGQGSFSAGQGSFGAGQGSFGTGQGSFGAGQSSFGAAQGSFSAGQSSFGAGQGSFSAGQGSFGTGQDSFGAGQGSFGAGQSSIGTGQGSFGAGQSSFGAGQGIFGAEQSSFGAGQANFGAGQGSLATRQGSFGTGQGSFGAGQSRFNSHSGSFSSRPGSLGSGFNGFSTTTLKQAATRPGNVAGILTPGGPSRFRG, from the exons ATGAAG GTCCTGGTGTGTGCGGTGCTGACCTTGGTGGTCATAACCAACGCTGAGTCAAGGTTTGACCTCGCTGACCAACAG CCGCTGACGCCCTATGATTTCGGGTACGGTGTGAACGTGGCAGAGACGGGTGACGCTAAGGAACACAAGGAGTCCGTCTCCCTGTCAGGACGGACTGAAGGAGCATACCGCGTCCTCCAACCCAACGGACTCTTCAG GGTGGTTCGTTACTCAGTGGACGGCGACTCAGGCTTCAAGGCCACCGTCACCGAGGAGGCCGGAGACCAAGTGACCAACTACCATTCCAAGACCTCTGACACGACAGTCAGCGTTCagtcctccaccaccagcagcagcaggggccAACCAGTCTTTGACAATCAGCACAACCTAAGAAACCAAGGTTTCAGCAGCACACCAAAATTCAGGAGCACGCAAAGAAGTCAGCCAAGCCAAACTCAAAATCTTAAGAGTGTAGGTTTCAGTACCATTCTAGACAGCCAAGTCTTCAGCGACGCGCAGCCTCATAGCAGACAAAACTTCCACAAATTACAGAAATTTCCAGGTCAGACTTTTAAGAGCGCACAAAGGTTGCAAAATCAAGGGTTGAGCAACGCACAGACCCTCCAGAGTCAAAGTCTTAACGAGGCACAGAGCATTCCAGGACAGGGTTTCGGAAGCATACAGAGGTCTCAGAGTCAGTTCTTTAATGACGCACAGGCCCGCGAAGGTCAAAGCTTCAGTGGTTTACATACTGCTCAACACCAAACTTTCAGCACCCCGCAAAAGTCCCAAAACCAAGTCTTCAGCGCCACACAGATCTCTCCCGAGCAGAGTTTCAGGGCCAAGAAAATCTCTCCCAACCAGGCCTTCACCCGAAAACAGGACTTGGAAAGTCCACGAGAGCCTCAATTCAGAGATTTTGTTGAAGGGAGTATAACTGACAATGGAATTATCAATGGAGGTTTCGGAGGAAGCAGCATTCTCAGAAGTGAGCATGCTCTTACCAGGTCGTTCAGCTCAGAACCCAGCAGTGCAGCCTCAGGATCTATCAGATCTGGTTCAGGGTCTATCAGATCTGGTTCAGGATCAGCTGGATTCGGTTCAAGATCTACAAGCACTGGCTCAAGACCTACCGCTTTTGGTGCAGGATCTACCAGTCCTGACTCAAGATCTACCAGCTTCGATGCAAGATTTACCAGCACTGGCTCAAGATCTACCAGTTTCGGTGCAGGATCTACCAGCACTGGCTCAAGACCTACTACTATTGGTGCAGGATCTGCCAGTCCTGACTCAAGATCTACCAGCTTCGGTGCAGGATCTACCAGTCCTGACTCAAGATCTACCAGCAGTGGCTCAAGATCTACCAGTTTCGGTGCAGGATCTACCAGCTTCGGTACAGGATCTGCCAGTCCTGACTCAAGATCTACCAGCTTCGGTGCAGGCTCTACCAGCACTGACTCAAGATCTACCAGTTTTAGTGCAGGATCTACCAGCACTGGCTCAAGGCCTACCACTTTTGGTGCAGGATCTACCAGCTTCGGTGCAGGATTTACCAGTCCTGACTCAAGATCTACCAGTTTCGGGGCAGAATCTACAAGCTTCAGTGCAGGATCTGCCAGCTTCGGTGCAGGATCTACCAGTCAAGACTCAAGATCTACCAGCTTCGGTGCAGGATCTACCAGTCAAGACTCAAGATCTACCAGCTTCGATGCAGGATCTACCAGTCCTGGCTCAAGATCTACCAGCTTCGGTGCAGGATCTACCAGTCAAGACTCAAGATCTACCAGCTTCGGTGCAGGATCCACCAGTCCTGACACAAGATCTACCAGTTTCGGTGCAGGATCTACCAGCACTGGCTCAAGATCTACCATCTCCAGTGCAGGATCTACCAGCTTCGATGCAGGATCTACCAGCACTGGCTCACGATCTACCAGCTTCGGTGCAGGATCTACCAGTCCTGACTCAAGATCTACCAGCACTGGCTCAAGATCTACCAGCTTCGGTGCAGGATCTACCAGTCCTGACTCAAGATCTACCAGCTTCGGTGCAGGATCTACCAGTCCTGACTCAAGATCTACCAGCTTCGGTGCAGGATCTACCAGTCCTGACTCAAGATCTACCAGCTTCGGTGCAGGGTCTACCAGTCCTGACTCAAGATCTGCCAGCTTCGGTGCAGGATCTACCAGCACTGGCTCACGATCTACCAGCTTCGGTGCAGGATCTACCAGCACTGGCTCACGATCTACCAGTTTCGGTGCAGGATCTACCAGTCCTGACTCAAGATCTACCAGCACTGGCTCAAGATCTACCAGCTTCGGTGCAGGATCTACCAGTCCCGACTCAAGATCTACCAGCTTCAGTGCAGGATCTGCCAGTCCTGGCTCAAGATCTACCAGCTTCGGTGCAGGATCTACCAGTCCTGACTCAAGATCTACCAGCTTCGGTGCAGGATCTACCAGTTCTGACTCAAGATCTACCAGCTTCGGTGCAGGATCTACCAGTCCTGACTCAAGATCTACCAGCTTCGGTGCAGGGTCTACCAGTCCTGACTCAAGATCTGCCAGCTTCGGTGCAGGATCTACCAGCACTGGCTCACGATCTACCAGCTTCGGTGCAGGATCTACCAGCACTGGCTCACGATCTACCAGCTTTGGTGCAGGATCTACCAGTCCTGACTCAAGATCTACCAGCACTGGCTCAAGATCTACCAGCTTCGGTGCAGGATCTACCAGTCCCGACTCAAGATCTACCAGCTTCAGTGCAGGATCTGCCAGTCCTGGCTCAAGATCTACCAGCTTCGGTGCAGGATCTACCAGTCCTGACTCAAGATCTACCAGCTTCGGTGCAGGATCTACCAGTTCTGACTCAAGATCTACCAGCTTCGGTGCAGGGTCTACCAGTCCTGACTCAAGATCTGCCAGCTTCGGTGCAGGATCTACCAGCACTGGCTCAAGACCTACCAGCTTCGGTGCGGGATCTGCCAGTCCTGGCTCAAGATCTACCAGTTTCGGTGCAGGATCTTCCAACTTTGGTACACAACCTTTCAGCTTCAGCTCAAGATCTACCAGCTTCACTTCAGGATCTGCTAGCACCGGCTCACAACCTCCCAGCTTCACTTCTGGATCTGCCAACATCGCTTCTGGATTTACTGGATCCATTGCAAGACCTGCCAGCTTCGGTTCACGACCTGCCAGCTTCGGTTCACGACCTGCCAGCTCCAGTTCAGGATCTACCAGCTTTGGTTCAGAATCAAGTAGATTCGGTCAAGGAATCTTTATTTCAAAACCTACCAGTCTCGTCTCAGTCTCTACTAGCTCCGGTTCAGGAATTACCAGATCCAGTGCAGGATCTATCAGTTCCGGTTCAGGACCTACCAGCTTCAGGGCAGGATCTCTTGGCCTCAGTTCAGGACCTACAGTCTTTGGTTCAAAAGCTAGCCATTTCGCTTCAGCAACTTCCGATATCGATTCAGGGTCGACCAGCTCTCATTCAGGATCCCCTGGATTTGGTTCACAAGCATCCGCCTTCGGTTCAGGACCTCAAGTTTCCGGTTCACGATCTGCTAGCTTCAGTTCTGGAGCTACCAACTTCGGTCCAGGATCCACGGGCTCCGGTTCACGATCCGCTAGCTTCAGTTCTGGATCTACCAGCTTTGGTTCACGACCCACCATCAGTGGTTTAGGACTGACTGGCTCTGGTCCAGGTACTACTCCCGATAGGTCAGTAGCTTCCAGGTCTGGATCACAACCCACTGGCTTCAGTGCAACAGCAGGTAGCCTTCCTTCAGGACATGGCACCGTTGGTTCCGGACAAAGCAGCTTCGTATCAGGACAAAGCAAATTTGGCTCAGAACAAAGCTCTGGTTCAGGAGAAAGCAGGTTTGGTGCAGGACAAGGCAGCTTCGGTGCAGGACAAGGCAGCTTCGGTACAGGACAGGGTAGCTTTGGTGCAGGACAAAGCAGCTTCGGTGCAGGACAAGGCAGCTTCAGTGCAGGACAAGGCAGCTTCGGTGCAGGACAGGGCAGCTTTGGTACAGGACAGGGTAGCTTTGGTGCAGGACAAAGCAGCTTCGGTGCAGCACAAGGCAGCTTCAGTGCAGGACAAAGCAGCTTCGGTGCAGGACAAGGCAGCTTCAGTGCAGGACAAGGCAGCTTCGGCACAGGACAAGACAGCTTCGGCGCAGGACAAGGCAGCTTCGGTGCAGGACAGAGCAGCATCGGTACAGGACAGGGTAGCTTTGGTGCAGGGCAAAGCAGCTTCGGTGCAGGACAAGGCATCTTCGGTGCAGAACAAAGCAGCTTTGGTGCAGGACAGGCTAACTTCGGTGCAGGACAAGGCAGCTTAGCCACAAGACAAGGCAGCTTCGGTACAGGACAGGGTAGCTTCGGTGCAGGACAAAGCAGATTTAATTCACATTCAGGCAGCTTCAGTTCAAGACCAGGCAGCTTGGGCTCAGGATTTAACGGGTTCAGTACCACCACCCTGAAGCAGGCGGCCACTAGACCTGGTAACGTAGCAGGGATTCTCACCCCGGGTGGACCGTCTCGATTCAGGGGCTGA